From one Gossypium hirsutum isolate 1008001.06 chromosome D08, Gossypium_hirsutum_v2.1, whole genome shotgun sequence genomic stretch:
- the LOC107930063 gene encoding homeobox protein HD1-like — translation MQEPGLGMMSSGGGSGGIGGLSSGEVSVSGEQNRQLKAEIAVHPLYEQLLAAHVSCLRVATPIDQLPLIDAQLAQSHNLLRSYASQHHQHGHSLSPHERQELDNFLAQYLIVLCTFKEQLQQHVRVHAIEAVMACREIENNLQALTGVTLGEGTGATMSDDEDDMQMDFSLDQSGTDGHDLMGFGPLIPTESERSLMERVRQELKIELKQGFKSRIEDVREEILRKRRAGKLPGDTTTVLKNWWQQHSKWPYPTEDDKAKLVEETGLQLKQINNWFINQRKRNWHSNSQSVTSLKSKRKR, via the exons ATGCAAGAACCAGGGTTAGGTATGATGAGTAGTGGTGGTGGGAGTGGTGGAATTGGAGGGTTAAGCAGCGGAGAAGTGTCGGTTTCCGGTGAGCAGAACCGACAGCTGAAGGCTGAGATAGCTGTTCATCCGCTATATGAGCAGCTATTAGCAGCTCATGTTTCTTGTCTCCGTGTGGCAACGCCAATCGACCAGTTGCCTTTGATTGACGCACAGTTAGCACAATCTCATAACCTTCTTAGATCTTATGCTTCACAGCATCATCAACATGGTCATTCCCTATCACCCCATGAAAGACAGGAGCTCGACAACTTCTTG GCACAATATTTGATAGTTCTGTGTACTTTCAAAGAACAGCTTCAACAACATGTCAGAGTCCATGCCATTGAAGCTGTCATGGCTTGCCGTGAAATCGAAAATAACTTGCAAGCTCTTACTG GAGTCACATTGGGTGAAGGAACAGGTGCAACAATGTCAGATGATGAGGATGATATGCAGATGGACTTCTCTTTGGATCAATCCGGCACCGATGGGCACGATTTAATGGGTTTTGGTCCCTTGATTCCTACTGAATCCGAAAGATCTTTAATGGAGAGGGTTCGCCAGGAgctcaagattgaattgaaacaG GGTTTTAAATCTAGAATCGAAGATGTGAGGGAGGAAATTTTACGGAAAAGAAGGGCTGGGAAATTACCAGGTGACACAACTACGGTGCTAAAGAACTGGTGGCAACAACACTCAAAGTGGCCATACCCAACT GAAGATGATAAGGCCAAACTTGTGGAGGAAACAGGATTGCAGCTAAAGCAAATCAACAACTGGTTCATCAACCAGAGGAAGCGTAACTGGCATAGCAACTCTCAATCTGTCACCTCTTTAAAGTCGAAGCGAAAACGGTAG